A genome region from Streptomyces xanthophaeus includes the following:
- a CDS encoding arylamine N-acetyltransferase family protein, whose protein sequence is MWSGDELDLDAYLDRIGYRGHRGPSGELRPDLRTLYAVHRAHTAAITFESLDVLLGRPVALDLKSIEDKLVHHRRGGYCYEQNSLLAAALERIGFEVSGRGARNRTRGDSVLAVTHAVLVVTVEGEPWLCDAGFGFQGPREPVPLGRPGAEARQGEWTYRVREEEDGVLALCLLRGDTWRDLYAFSPQRYHPVDYVVLNHYSSSHPASSFAGRLIVQQPGDGVRQALVGRELTRLHPDGRAEQEIVGPDGLLALLDREFGLRLSDRDAAELVRIHRAED, encoded by the coding sequence ATGTGGAGCGGTGACGAGCTGGACCTGGACGCGTATCTGGACCGGATCGGATATCGGGGGCACCGAGGGCCGTCCGGGGAACTCCGGCCGGACCTCCGCACGTTGTACGCAGTGCACCGCGCCCATACCGCCGCCATCACCTTCGAGAGCCTGGACGTCCTGCTCGGCCGCCCCGTCGCGCTGGACCTCAAGTCGATCGAGGACAAGCTCGTGCACCACCGCCGCGGCGGCTACTGCTACGAGCAGAACTCGCTGCTGGCCGCCGCCCTGGAGCGGATCGGCTTCGAGGTCTCCGGGCGCGGTGCCCGCAACCGCACCCGCGGGGACTCGGTCCTCGCGGTGACGCACGCCGTCCTCGTCGTCACCGTAGAGGGTGAACCGTGGCTGTGCGACGCCGGGTTCGGCTTCCAGGGGCCCCGGGAGCCGGTGCCGCTGGGACGGCCGGGCGCCGAGGCGCGGCAAGGTGAGTGGACGTACCGCGTCCGCGAGGAGGAGGACGGCGTCCTCGCGCTGTGCCTGCTGCGCGGCGACACCTGGCGGGATCTGTACGCCTTCTCCCCGCAGCGCTACCACCCCGTCGACTACGTCGTACTCAACCACTACAGCTCCAGCCATCCCGCCTCCTCCTTCGCCGGGCGGCTGATCGTCCAGCAGCCGGGCGACGGCGTCCGCCAGGCGCTCGTCGGGCGGGAACTGACCCGGCTGCACCCCGACGGCCGGGCCGAGCAGGAGATCGTCGGCCCGGACGGGCTGCTCGCCCTGCTCGACCGGGAGTTCGGGCTTCGGCTGTCCGATCGGGACGCGGCGGAACTGGTGCGGATCCACCGCGCCGAGGACTGA
- a CDS encoding ribonuclease HII, with the protein MPYEAPTHTVERSLRATTGAKVIAGVDEVGRGAWAGPVTVCAAITGLRRPPAGLTDSKLLTPKRRDALLDVLEDWVTAYALGHSSPEEIDDLGMTAALRLAAERALEALPVRPDAVILDGKHDYLGPPWRVRTVIKGDQSCIAVSAASVIAKVRRDRMMAELGERGGGIEDFAFATNAGYPSPVHRAALEELGPTPYHRLSWSYLDALPRWRHLKKVRRSEESMELENGGQLGFEF; encoded by the coding sequence ATGCCGTACGAAGCACCCACCCACACCGTCGAACGCTCCCTCCGTGCAACCACCGGCGCCAAGGTCATCGCCGGGGTCGACGAAGTCGGACGAGGGGCCTGGGCCGGTCCCGTCACCGTGTGTGCGGCGATCACCGGCCTGCGCCGGCCGCCCGCCGGGCTCACCGACTCCAAACTGCTCACCCCCAAGCGACGCGACGCCCTGCTCGATGTCCTGGAGGACTGGGTCACCGCGTACGCACTCGGGCACTCCTCGCCCGAGGAGATCGACGACCTGGGGATGACGGCCGCCCTCCGGCTGGCGGCGGAGCGCGCGCTGGAGGCGCTGCCGGTGCGCCCCGACGCGGTGATACTCGACGGCAAGCACGACTATCTCGGCCCGCCCTGGCGGGTCCGTACGGTGATCAAGGGCGACCAGTCCTGTATCGCCGTCTCCGCGGCCTCGGTCATCGCCAAGGTCCGCCGCGACCGCATGATGGCCGAACTCGGTGAACGGGGCGGTGGGATCGAGGACTTCGCCTTCGCCACCAACGCCGGATACCCCTCGCCCGTGCACCGGGCGGCGCTGGAGGAGCTGGGGCCCACCCCCTACCACCGGCTCTCGTGGTCGTACCTCGACGCGCTGCCCCGGTGGCGCCATCTCAAGAAGGTGCGCCGCAGCGAGGAGTCGATGGAGCTGGAAAACGGAGGCCAACTCGGCTTCGAATTCTGA
- a CDS encoding TetR/AcrR family transcriptional regulator, producing the protein MVGSRWSAASPGRRRGPELERAILDAALEQLSTVGWNALTMEGVASGAQTGKAALYRRWPSKADLVADALRSGLPRIGDIPDCGSIREDLYLLCVSTRDVMHSRAGQALRSVLHECDHMHADRFHGVIWSGLHEPAQRLIRELVERGIVRGDVRRDATGPFVVDVIPAMLMYRAKVCGSEWGDTDIAALIDEVMVPLLRV; encoded by the coding sequence ATGGTGGGTTCGCGCTGGTCAGCGGCGTCACCGGGGCGCAGGCGGGGTCCGGAGCTCGAACGGGCGATTCTCGACGCCGCGTTGGAGCAGCTGAGTACGGTCGGTTGGAACGCGCTCACCATGGAGGGTGTCGCGTCCGGCGCCCAGACGGGCAAGGCCGCGCTCTACCGCCGCTGGCCGTCGAAGGCGGACCTGGTGGCCGATGCGCTGCGCAGCGGTCTGCCGCGGATCGGTGACATTCCCGACTGCGGTTCGATCCGCGAGGACCTCTACCTGCTGTGTGTGAGCACGCGGGATGTGATGCACTCGCGCGCCGGACAGGCTCTGCGGTCAGTGCTTCACGAATGCGATCACATGCATGCCGATCGGTTTCACGGAGTCATCTGGTCCGGTCTGCACGAGCCGGCCCAGCGTCTGATCAGGGAGCTTGTGGAGCGTGGAATCGTGCGGGGTGACGTACGGCGGGACGCGACTGGTCCGTTTGTCGTGGATGTCATTCCGGCGATGCTGATGTACCGCGCCAAGGTGTGCGGAAGCGAATGGGGGGACACGGACATCGCCGCGCTGATCGACGAGGTGATGGTGCCGCTGCTCAGGGTGTGA
- a CDS encoding histidine phosphatase family protein: MVRPRRIVLVRHGESEGNADDSVYEREPDHALRLTPAGREQASAAGVRLRELFGTETISAYVSPYRRTLQTFRELRLDPTRVRMREEPRLREQDWGNWQDQNDVRLQKAYRDAYGHFFYRFAQGESGADVYDRVGSFLESLYRSFEAPDHPENVLLVTHGLTMRLFCMRWFHWSVAEFEALSNPGNGEFRVLLLGPDGRYRLDRPFERWTTPEPYDLDG; the protein is encoded by the coding sequence ATGGTTCGACCACGGCGCATCGTCCTTGTCCGGCATGGGGAATCGGAGGGGAACGCCGACGACTCCGTGTACGAGCGGGAGCCCGACCACGCCCTGCGGCTCACCCCTGCCGGGCGCGAGCAGGCGTCGGCGGCAGGCGTCCGGCTGCGTGAGCTCTTCGGCACCGAGACGATCAGCGCGTACGTTTCCCCGTACCGCCGCACCCTGCAGACCTTCCGGGAGCTCCGGCTGGACCCGACGCGGGTGCGGATGCGCGAGGAGCCGCGCCTGCGCGAGCAGGACTGGGGCAACTGGCAGGACCAGAACGACGTACGGCTGCAGAAGGCGTACCGGGACGCCTACGGCCACTTCTTCTACCGGTTCGCGCAGGGCGAGTCGGGAGCCGACGTGTACGACAGGGTCGGGTCCTTCCTGGAGAGTCTCTACCGCAGCTTCGAGGCGCCCGACCATCCCGAGAACGTGCTCCTGGTGACGCACGGCCTGACGATGCGGCTGTTCTGCATGCGCTGGTTCCACTGGTCCGTGGCCGAATTCGAGGCCCTGTCCAATCCGGGCAACGGCGAATTCCGGGTGCTCCTGCTCGGCCCGGACGGCCGGTACCGGCTGGACCGCCCGTTTGAGCGGTGGACCACACCCGAGCCTTATGACCTGGACGGCTAG
- a CDS encoding YdbC family protein, whose amino-acid sequence MLVKWIRCTVTDRRGFERGQRKWAGLPGEPGFRGQGGGWSRGRQGVAHVFAFWESRSFYDSFMARSHDRLAASQNGTYTDLRVTLFDHRFDVKTGFEPRFTDADVVRVAHTRVREGRVDHFALMQEKVWNPAMAGSPGMVRGLFGEAPGREFLVLSMWHAAAEHGKYRQERVERLSLRAQIQADVEALTGDVVDLEPSWTV is encoded by the coding sequence GTGCTGGTCAAGTGGATTCGCTGCACGGTGACGGACCGACGCGGGTTCGAGCGCGGGCAGCGAAAATGGGCGGGGCTGCCGGGTGAGCCGGGATTCCGGGGGCAGGGCGGCGGCTGGAGCCGGGGCCGGCAGGGGGTCGCGCATGTCTTCGCGTTCTGGGAGAGCCGGTCCTTCTACGACTCCTTCATGGCCCGCTCGCACGACCGGCTGGCCGCCTCCCAGAACGGCACCTACACCGATCTGCGGGTCACGCTCTTCGACCACCGCTTCGACGTGAAGACCGGCTTCGAGCCGCGCTTCACCGATGCCGACGTCGTACGGGTCGCGCACACGCGGGTCCGGGAGGGCCGGGTCGACCACTTCGCCCTCATGCAGGAGAAGGTGTGGAACCCGGCGATGGCGGGCTCGCCCGGTATGGTCCGCGGCCTCTTCGGGGAGGCCCCGGGCCGGGAGTTCCTGGTGCTCTCGATGTGGCACGCCGCCGCCGAGCACGGCAAGTACCGGCAGGAGCGGGTCGAGCGGCTCTCCCTGCGCGCCCAGATCCAGGCCGATGTCGAGGCCCTCACCGGCGATGTCGTCGACCTCGAACCCTCCTGGACGGTATGA
- a CDS encoding MerR family transcriptional regulator: MLIGRLAQRTGTSERLLRYYERVGLLASTRRANGYRDYDDAAERTVDQIRALLAAGLSTSLIRQVLPCALADGSLRPCPGVLDKLRAQLTHLDRRAEDLAQARRTLRQAIAAAEHAE, from the coding sequence ATGCTGATCGGCCGGCTGGCCCAACGGACCGGGACGAGCGAGCGTCTGCTCCGGTACTACGAACGCGTCGGCCTTCTCGCTTCGACCCGCCGGGCCAACGGATACCGCGACTACGACGATGCCGCCGAGCGGACGGTCGATCAGATCCGCGCCCTGCTGGCGGCCGGGCTGTCCACCAGCCTGATCAGGCAGGTGCTGCCCTGCGCCCTCGCGGACGGCTCGCTGCGCCCGTGCCCGGGAGTGCTGGACAAGCTGCGCGCGCAGCTCACCCACCTCGACCGGCGCGCCGAGGATTTGGCACAGGCCCGCCGGACTCTGCGGCAGGCCATCGCGGCAGCCGAACACGCCGAGTAG
- a CDS encoding MFS transporter, whose product MTSSQLATPRIPGAARREGRPGVALAVIAACQLMVVLDATIVNIALPHIQSALDFTTTDLSWVLSAYTLTFGGLLLLGGRAGDILGRRRVFLAGILLFTLASLLGGFAQEPWQLLAARALQGVGGAIASPTSLALITTTFPEGPERNRAFGVFAAVSAGGGAIGLLAGGMLTEWLDWRWVLFVNVPIGVLIAVLTPLYITESERHPGRFDIAGALTSTGGMASLVYGFISAAEKGWRDAVTLGSFAAALVLLGLFVVIESQAREPIIPLRMFADRNRTGTYVIMLGLAAAMFGMFFFIVQFVQNVLGFSPIQSGLGFLPVTVAIITAAGLSQRFLPRFGPKPFMVLGSALTGTGLAWLTFIRTDSSYVSGVLGPMLLFGFGMGLNFVTLTLTAVSGVAPKEAGAASGLLNASQQVGGSLGLSILVTVFGTASRDEATKQVPSFMAQADPEQIAAFKETGFLPDPWGDLVLAHGISTAFYAAVAMAGLALATALLVIRVRKSDLEALAGAAAKAGPAA is encoded by the coding sequence GTGACAAGCTCTCAACTCGCCACACCCCGGATACCGGGCGCGGCACGCCGGGAGGGGCGCCCCGGAGTGGCGCTCGCCGTCATCGCCGCGTGCCAGCTCATGGTCGTCCTCGACGCGACGATCGTGAACATCGCGCTCCCGCACATCCAGAGCGCTCTCGACTTCACCACCACCGACCTCTCGTGGGTGCTCAGCGCCTACACCCTCACGTTCGGCGGCCTGCTGCTGCTCGGCGGCCGGGCGGGCGACATCCTGGGCCGACGCCGCGTGTTCCTGGCCGGAATCCTGCTCTTCACCCTGGCCTCCCTCCTCGGCGGCTTCGCCCAGGAGCCCTGGCAGCTGCTCGCGGCCCGCGCCCTGCAGGGGGTCGGCGGCGCGATCGCCTCGCCGACCTCGCTCGCCCTGATCACCACGACCTTCCCCGAAGGCCCCGAGCGGAACCGGGCGTTCGGGGTGTTCGCCGCCGTCTCCGCGGGAGGCGGCGCGATCGGCCTGCTGGCGGGCGGCATGCTGACCGAGTGGCTCGACTGGCGCTGGGTCCTTTTCGTCAACGTGCCGATCGGCGTGCTGATCGCGGTCCTCACCCCGCTCTACATCACCGAGTCCGAGCGCCACCCCGGCCGCTTCGACATCGCCGGAGCCCTCACCTCCACCGGCGGCATGGCCTCGCTCGTGTACGGGTTCATCAGCGCCGCGGAGAAGGGCTGGCGCGACGCGGTCACGCTCGGCTCGTTCGCCGCGGCCCTGGTCCTGCTCGGGCTCTTCGTCGTCATCGAGTCGCAGGCCCGCGAGCCGATCATCCCGCTGCGCATGTTCGCCGACCGCAACCGCACCGGCACCTACGTGATCATGCTCGGCCTGGCCGCCGCGATGTTCGGCATGTTCTTCTTCATCGTCCAGTTCGTACAGAACGTGCTGGGCTTCTCCCCGATCCAGTCCGGACTCGGCTTCCTGCCCGTGACGGTCGCCATCATCACCGCCGCCGGCCTCTCGCAGCGCTTCCTGCCGCGCTTCGGGCCCAAGCCCTTCATGGTCCTCGGGTCCGCGCTCACCGGCACCGGTCTGGCCTGGCTGACCTTCATCCGGACCGACAGCTCCTACGTCTCCGGAGTGCTCGGGCCGATGCTGCTGTTCGGCTTCGGCATGGGCCTCAACTTCGTGACCCTCACCCTCACCGCCGTCTCCGGCGTGGCGCCGAAGGAGGCGGGTGCGGCCTCCGGGCTGCTCAACGCCAGCCAGCAGGTCGGCGGCTCGCTCGGCCTGTCCATCCTGGTCACCGTCTTCGGCACGGCCAGTCGTGACGAGGCCACGAAGCAGGTCCCGTCCTTCATGGCGCAGGCGGACCCCGAACAGATCGCCGCCTTCAAGGAGACCGGCTTCCTGCCCGACCCCTGGGGCGACCTGGTCCTCGCCCACGGCATCTCCACCGCGTTCTACGCCGCCGTCGCCATGGCGGGCCTGGCCCTGGCGACCGCCCTGCTGGTGATCCGGGTACGCAAGAGCGACCTGGAGGCCCTGGCCGGCGCCGCCGCGAAGGCCGGTCCGGCCGCCTGA
- a CDS encoding ADP-ribosylglycohydrolase family protein, which yields MTPDSTPERRYARAMASLRGLALGDALGSQYFVPVNYPLLKRRELPTGAEAWQWTDDTEMACSVVAVLADHGRIDQDALASSFAHHHDFDRGYGPAVNRMLRLVREGQDWRTLAAELFNGQGSWGNGAAMRIAPLGAWYADDPEQATHQAEISAYTTHQHREAVCGAMAVAAAAALAAGTDGPPKASDLLDGVIALVPRSAVGAGLRRARDMLDYGDATTVAAVLGCGRRTSAHDTVPFALWSAARALDDYERAFWTTAQVGGDVDTTCAIVGGVLGARGDAVLPAAWLARTEALPAWLPEVAAG from the coding sequence ATGACGCCTGATTCCACTCCCGAACGGCGCTACGCGCGCGCCATGGCCAGCCTCCGAGGGCTGGCGCTGGGGGACGCCCTGGGCTCCCAGTACTTCGTCCCCGTGAACTACCCGCTGCTCAAACGGCGCGAGCTGCCCACCGGCGCCGAGGCGTGGCAGTGGACCGACGACACCGAGATGGCCTGCTCGGTGGTGGCCGTGCTGGCCGACCACGGGCGGATCGACCAGGACGCGCTCGCGAGTTCCTTCGCCCACCACCACGACTTCGACCGTGGCTACGGGCCGGCGGTGAACCGGATGCTGCGTCTGGTGCGGGAGGGGCAGGACTGGCGCACGCTGGCCGCCGAACTGTTCAACGGGCAGGGCTCGTGGGGCAACGGCGCCGCGATGCGCATCGCGCCCCTCGGTGCCTGGTACGCCGACGACCCGGAGCAGGCCACCCACCAGGCGGAGATCTCCGCCTACACCACCCACCAGCACCGTGAGGCCGTGTGCGGGGCGATGGCCGTCGCAGCTGCGGCGGCACTGGCCGCGGGCACCGACGGCCCGCCGAAGGCCTCCGACCTGCTGGACGGGGTGATCGCACTGGTGCCGCGCAGCGCGGTGGGCGCGGGGCTGCGGCGCGCGCGGGACATGCTGGACTACGGCGACGCCACCACGGTCGCGGCGGTCCTGGGCTGCGGGCGGCGTACGAGCGCGCACGACACGGTGCCGTTCGCCCTGTGGTCGGCGGCGCGGGCGCTGGACGACTACGAGCGGGCGTTCTGGACCACCGCGCAGGTGGGCGGGGACGTCGACACGACCTGCGCGATCGTCGGCGGGGTGCTGGGCGCGCGCGGTGACGCCGTGCTGCCGGCCGCATGGCTGGCGCGTACCGAGGCGCTGCCGGCCTGGCTGCCCGAGGTCGCGGCGGGCTGA
- a CDS encoding amidohydrolase family protein, with amino-acid sequence MIIDAHSHVHDPVHRHIALLDEAGVDRAVLFSTRPHPERATDLASFRREMSVLHETVGGRSGDPDGHRAAGEELAAACAAYPDRFIGFGKVRLDQPAQQIEAAVEREVVGRGFRGIGELTPPPERADRIEPVLRAAADHGGLPVVVHGYAPTTAGDLATLAGLARTHPSVPLVISQLGGSNWLTAIELARETPNLYLELSTAGVIFAVRLAIDEVPDRTLFGSDAPYGDPFLARATVERVTRPGTVRDRVLGGTLAELLGL; translated from the coding sequence TTGATCATCGATGCACACAGCCATGTCCACGACCCCGTGCACCGTCACATCGCCCTGCTGGACGAGGCAGGAGTGGACCGCGCGGTGCTCTTCAGCACCCGGCCGCATCCCGAGCGGGCCACCGATCTGGCCTCCTTCCGGCGCGAGATGAGTGTGCTGCACGAGACGGTCGGCGGACGTTCCGGCGATCCGGACGGCCACCGGGCCGCGGGTGAGGAACTCGCGGCGGCGTGTGCGGCGTATCCCGATCGCTTCATCGGCTTCGGCAAGGTCCGGCTGGATCAGCCGGCGCAGCAGATCGAGGCGGCCGTCGAGCGTGAGGTCGTCGGCCGGGGCTTCCGGGGCATCGGTGAGCTGACCCCGCCGCCGGAGCGGGCGGACCGGATCGAGCCGGTTCTTCGAGCGGCCGCCGATCACGGCGGGTTGCCGGTGGTCGTGCACGGGTACGCGCCGACCACGGCGGGGGACCTCGCCACTCTGGCCGGACTCGCGCGCACACACCCGTCCGTCCCCCTGGTGATCAGCCAACTCGGCGGGTCGAACTGGCTGACCGCCATCGAGCTGGCCCGGGAGACCCCGAACCTGTACCTGGAACTGTCGACGGCCGGCGTCATCTTCGCGGTGCGGCTGGCGATCGACGAAGTGCCCGACCGCACGTTGTTCGGCTCGGACGCGCCGTACGGCGATCCGTTCCTCGCTCGGGCCACCGTCGAACGCGTCACCAGGCCGGGCACGGTGCGCGATCGCGTGCTGGGCGGCACCCTCGCGGAACTGCTCGGACTTTGA
- a CDS encoding DUF4153 domain-containing protein produces the protein MSENTGGADETRTDDAVNAEAAAGDSPARPDPADGRSTGAAGPPPRAQTGPRPTSQAGPQPQPQPQPQPGAWAGAAPANPWQVQQRSAAPSWATLVRPAEAAPIRTATLVAVLASGLAAALLLGDGMGPGLLLAVVPAVVAAYVAARAARRSARPWTVAWVIGCLALLAVPALRDSAWPATLAILSAVLLGALALHGSRTWPGVLLSPLGFLDAAVSGIGWLLTGLRSRGGVSKDRWLPVAKAAGVAVVLLLLFGALFASADAAFADLLGDLLPDVSVEDGPIRFVLFLLGAVLALAAARTAAAPLRWDRIKVAPGKPRSRVEWALPLVVLNLLFAGFNAVQLAVLFGGYDKVLKSADLSYADYAREGFWQLLWATLLTLAVIALALRWAPRSGPGDRRFVRIVLGVLCALTLVVVASALRRMDFYVEAYGLTRLRVSVAAMELWLGLVIVLIMAAGLFGGRWPARAFAGSAAAAVLAFGLLSPDGMVAERNVARFEDEAKIDLSYFQSLSADAVPGLDRLPEPQRSCALRGINDELAKAGDVPWYAMSWGEYRARQILRERPVTASYEVCSRLGAFGSRIEY, from the coding sequence ATGTCAGAGAACACCGGCGGGGCGGACGAAACCCGGACCGACGACGCGGTCAACGCAGAGGCCGCGGCCGGGGATTCGCCCGCGAGGCCGGATCCGGCCGACGGCAGAAGCACCGGCGCGGCCGGCCCACCGCCGAGGGCGCAGACAGGCCCTCGGCCGACGTCGCAGGCCGGTCCGCAGCCGCAGCCGCAGCCGCAGCCGCAGCCGGGGGCGTGGGCCGGCGCAGCGCCCGCGAACCCGTGGCAGGTGCAGCAGCGCTCGGCCGCGCCCTCCTGGGCCACCCTGGTGCGCCCCGCCGAGGCCGCACCCATCCGGACCGCGACGCTCGTCGCCGTCCTCGCCTCCGGTCTCGCCGCCGCGCTGCTGCTGGGCGACGGCATGGGGCCCGGCCTGCTGCTCGCGGTGGTGCCCGCCGTCGTCGCGGCGTACGTCGCCGCCCGGGCGGCCCGCCGCAGCGCCCGCCCCTGGACCGTGGCCTGGGTGATCGGCTGTCTCGCCCTGCTCGCCGTACCGGCCCTGCGCGACTCCGCATGGCCGGCCACACTGGCGATCCTGTCCGCCGTCCTGCTGGGCGCGCTGGCCCTGCACGGCAGCCGCACCTGGCCGGGCGTCCTGCTCAGCCCGCTCGGCTTCCTCGACGCCGCGGTGTCCGGGATCGGCTGGCTGCTGACCGGGCTCCGCTCACGTGGAGGGGTCAGCAAGGACCGCTGGCTGCCCGTTGCCAAGGCGGCCGGTGTGGCCGTCGTCCTGCTGTTGCTCTTCGGCGCGCTGTTCGCCTCCGCCGACGCGGCCTTCGCCGATCTGCTGGGCGACCTGCTGCCCGACGTGTCGGTCGAGGACGGGCCCATCCGGTTCGTGCTCTTCCTCCTCGGCGCCGTCCTCGCGCTCGCCGCGGCCCGCACCGCCGCGGCCCCGCTGCGCTGGGACCGGATCAAGGTGGCTCCGGGCAAGCCGCGCTCCCGCGTCGAATGGGCCCTTCCGCTCGTCGTGCTCAACCTGCTCTTCGCCGGCTTCAACGCCGTGCAGCTGGCCGTCCTGTTCGGCGGTTACGACAAGGTCCTGAAGAGCGCAGACCTGAGCTACGCCGACTACGCCCGCGAGGGCTTCTGGCAACTGCTCTGGGCCACCCTGCTCACCCTCGCCGTGATCGCGCTCGCCCTGCGCTGGGCCCCGCGCTCCGGACCGGGCGACCGCCGCTTCGTCCGCATCGTGCTCGGGGTGCTGTGCGCGCTGACGCTGGTCGTCGTCGCCTCCGCGCTGCGCCGGATGGACTTCTACGTGGAGGCGTACGGGCTGACCAGGCTGCGTGTGTCGGTGGCCGCGATGGAGCTGTGGCTCGGGCTGGTCATCGTACTGATCATGGCGGCCGGGCTGTTCGGCGGACGCTGGCCGGCGCGCGCCTTCGCGGGCAGTGCGGCCGCGGCCGTCCTGGCCTTCGGCCTGCTCTCCCCGGACGGGATGGTCGCCGAGCGCAACGTGGCCCGCTTCGAGGACGAGGCGAAGATCGACCTCTCCTACTTCCAGTCCCTGTCGGCCGACGCCGTTCCCGGCCTGGACCGGCTGCCCGAGCCGCAGCGGTCCTGCGCCCTGCGCGGGATCAACGACGAGCTGGCCAAGGCCGGGGACGTCCCCTGGTACGCGATGAGCTGGGGTGAGTACCGGGCCCGGCAGATCCTGCGGGAGCGTCCGGTGACCGCCTCGTACGAGGTCTGCTCGCGCCTGGGCGCCTTCGGCAGCCGCATCGAGTACTGA
- a CDS encoding DUF1152 domain-containing protein yields the protein MTALHSNPLFDRLADAENILVTGAGGGFDIYAGLPVALSLMHQGKRVHLANLSFSALAGLPTEAWVAPDLAAVTPDSAPHLSYFPERTLAQWLQAHGYPATVYAFPQTGVQPLRAAYRELIDLHHIDAIVLVDGGTDILMRGDEAGLGTPEEDLTSVAALAALEDVPERLVVSVGFGVDAYHGVSHGLVLENIAALERAGAYLGAFSIPRATREGALFLDAVAHAQKQTPDRPSIVNGSIAAAVRGSFGDVQFTSRTRGSELFVNPLMSLCFAFDLPGLAARCLYLDRIEDTHLMRQVHSRIAEFREELVTRPSRRIPH from the coding sequence ATGACGGCCCTGCACTCCAACCCGCTTTTCGACCGCCTCGCCGACGCCGAAAACATCCTGGTCACCGGGGCGGGCGGCGGGTTCGACATCTACGCCGGCCTCCCTGTGGCCCTGTCCCTCATGCACCAGGGCAAGCGGGTCCACCTGGCGAACCTCTCCTTCAGCGCGCTCGCCGGACTGCCCACCGAGGCGTGGGTGGCCCCCGACCTGGCCGCCGTCACCCCCGACTCCGCACCCCACCTGTCCTACTTCCCCGAGCGGACCCTGGCCCAGTGGCTGCAGGCACACGGCTACCCGGCCACCGTGTACGCCTTCCCCCAGACCGGGGTGCAGCCGCTGCGCGCCGCCTACCGCGAGCTGATCGACCTCCACCACATCGACGCGATCGTCCTGGTCGACGGCGGCACGGACATCCTGATGCGGGGCGACGAAGCCGGCCTCGGCACCCCCGAGGAGGACCTCACCAGCGTCGCGGCGCTCGCCGCTCTGGAGGACGTACCCGAGCGCCTCGTCGTGTCGGTGGGCTTCGGTGTGGACGCGTACCACGGGGTCAGCCACGGCCTGGTGCTGGAGAACATCGCGGCGCTGGAGCGCGCGGGCGCCTACCTCGGTGCGTTCTCCATACCGCGCGCCACCAGGGAGGGCGCTCTCTTCCTGGACGCGGTGGCCCATGCCCAGAAGCAGACCCCGGACCGGCCCAGCATCGTGAACGGATCGATCGCCGCGGCCGTCCGGGGTTCCTTCGGTGACGTGCAGTTCACCAGCCGCACACGGGGCAGCGAGCTCTTCGTGAACCCGCTGATGTCGCTGTGCTTCGCCTTCGACCTGCCGGGGCTCGCCGCACGCTGCCTCTACCTGGACCGCATCGAGGACACCCACCTGATGCGCCAGGTCCATTCCCGGATCGCCGAGTTCCGTGAGGAGCTGGTCACCCGTCCGTCCCGCCGCATCCCCCATTGA